Proteins encoded within one genomic window of Anopheles gambiae chromosome 3, idAnoGambNW_F1_1, whole genome shotgun sequence:
- the LOC3291344 gene encoding uncharacterized protein LOC3291344, whose product MGSLVALLVLSFVTYSRAYQIDITGADARSYQSIQNSENQFKYGYQVTNVNDQFQHKLKSADNVTYGCYGYTHPAGEGVHRTFFVADQFGYRIVLSGQPTTIYPAPGTSPVLRQWQELAFPAACFENDNAKRAGASQAANNPNEDRGRSGLEFASSDLRPIVDSSDRGHNGMKFAATDLRPIVDSFGRGRSGLEFASTDLRPIAVPYDHEQSDIQSAGSEVVPVTESENHAKSTNKSNQCWRPFAGENGKSFIQSLQCTSNDARSNQVITLFYPFRVACSDMEAFEKELNLLVTKFDRQS is encoded by the exons ATGGGTTCTCTTGTTGCTCTG cttGTGTTATCATTCGTGACGTATTCTAGAGCGTATCAGATCGACATAACGGGTGCAGATGCCCGATCGTACCAATCCATCCAAAATAGTGAAA ATCAATTTAAGTACGGCTACCAAGTAACGAACGTAAACGATCAGTTCCAGCACAAGCTGAAAAGTGCCGACAACGTAACGTACGGCTGTTACGGATATACGCATCCCGCTGGCGAAGGTGTGCATCGTACTTTCTTCGTTGCCGATCAGTTCGGTTACCGTATCGTGCTTTCCGGTCAACCAACCACCATATATCCTGCCCCAGGAACGAGCCCTGTTTTACGGCAATGGCAAGAGCTTGCGTTTCCAGCGGCTTGCTTTGAAAACGATAACGCAAAAAGAGCAGGAGCATCTCAAGCAGCAAACAATCCTAACGAAGACCGTGGACGCAGTGGTTTAGAGTTTGCTTCTTCAGATCTGCGACCCATCGTAGACTCGTCTGACCGTGGGCACAATGGTATGAAGTTTGCTGCTACTGATCTGCGACCCATCGTAGACTCGTTTGGCCGTGGGCGCAGCGGTTTGGAGTTTGCTTCCACCGATCTGCGACCGATCGCCGTGCCGTATGATCACGAACAAAGTGATATACAGTCTGCTGGTTCTGAGGTAGTTCCTGTAACAGAGTCGGAAAATCATGCAAAAAGCACCAACAAATCTAACCAATGTTGGCGTCCTTTTGCTGGCGAGAATGGCAAGTCATTTATACAAAGTTTACAGTGTACGTCCAATGATGCGCGAAGTAATCAGGTGATAACTCTGTTCTATCCGTTCCGAGTTGCGTGTTCCGATATGGAAGCGTTTGAGAAGGAATTGAATTTACTAGTTACCAAATTTGATCGCCAATCGTAG